GCATAATATTATCAACTGTAGGTTTGATTTTATTGCTACTAAGCTCTATTAATACACATAACTCTATCAAAATTTTAAGTTCCGTAGTTTTTTGTCTTGGTTTGATAGGACTATACTCAGCTTCAACAATATATCATTGGAGCATGGCATCAGATAGAATTTTAAAAATACTTAGAAAAATAGACCATATGATGATCTATGTTTTAATTGCTGCTTCATATACACCTATCTGCCTTATTGTTTTAAAGGGAGTACTTGGCTATACTATGCTAAGCATCGTATGGTCTTTAGCTATTCTAGGTATTATTTCTAAAATATTTTGGTTGAATGCACCAAGATTGTTATATACAAGCTTCTATCTTATACTTGGATGGTCAGCTATATTTGTAATTTATCCTCTTTATAATCTTCTTCCAAAAACAGCATTTTTTCTCTTACTTGCTGGAGGTATATCATATTCAATAGGAGCAATTATCTATGCAACAAAATCAAAGAATATACGAATATGGAAGTTTGGATTTCATGAAATTTTTCATATTTTTATTCTTATAGGGAGCATTATTCATTATATTATGATATATAACTACATAATTACCTAAATTCTGAAGGGATCATATTGATAAACTGTTTCAAAATGAATAAAGGTCAAGTAATTAGTAACTAAAAATTAGTCATTTTGAAACAGTATATTTTAATTTCTAAATAATAAGTGCAATTACTAATAATATAGTTATATGTGCTGGATAAAATGTGTACCCCACATATTTATTAAGTTTAAATTTTTTAATTGGTTTGATTAAATATATTGGTATAAATGCTATTATGCTCCTTGCTTGAAAAAAGTATCCATCTAATCGTACTAATCCATCTTTCCATTTTGTGATATTTTCCCAAACTATATCGAATTTA
This Abyssisolibacter fermentans DNA region includes the following protein-coding sequences:
- the trhA gene encoding PAQR family membrane homeostasis protein TrhA, which encodes MKFEIREPINSISHLFGIILSTVGLILLLLSSINTHNSIKILSSVVFCLGLIGLYSASTIYHWSMASDRILKILRKIDHMMIYVLIAASYTPICLIVLKGVLGYTMLSIVWSLAILGIISKIFWLNAPRLLYTSFYLILGWSAIFVIYPLYNLLPKTAFFLLLAGGISYSIGAIIYATKSKNIRIWKFGFHEIFHIFILIGSIIHYIMIYNYIIT